The proteins below are encoded in one region of Oncorhynchus masou masou isolate Uvic2021 chromosome 15, UVic_Omas_1.1, whole genome shotgun sequence:
- the LOC135555730 gene encoding kelch-like protein 11, which yields MAAAPPKPDDSNRGSSTPSVLVGDGDTEEAEDFTSSSHCTELSRRQNEQRKQGLFCDVTLAFSSGAATGNVQSCELSAHRSVLAAATDYFTPLLGGQFSESLSGRVELKEWSAELGPDPETVESVIQYMYIGEIRVSTCNVHEVLELADRFLLLHLKEFCGEFLKKKLSLANCVAVHSLAHMYTLDQLALRAADMIRRNFHKVIQDEEFYTLPFHLVRDWLSDAEITVDEEEVLFEAVVKWVQRNTEQRGRYFEELFRLLRLPQIKPTCLTRVVKNEALVAANQACLRLVSDAVEGHAIRCENLKSADLEFWSSYMASFQPRFGQNMDVIMVVGGVSEGGDYLSECVGYFIYEDRWVNLPHIHNHLDGHAIATTESHIYVAGSMEPGFAKTVERYNPNRNTWEQVSNLTTRKHSFGLTCIKDILYSIGGHGNFSPGFKDVSVYEPEPDKWHNLESAPKILRDVKAVSVEDRYVYVTARTPVDTDNEDGLKTVTTRYDTESRQWQDVDSLPLIDNYCVFQMAVASTNFYHTASCCPKSYTVRDEAAKQKISAHISDEILESLPPEVTSVEGAAICHFDEDVFVIGGWKNSDDVDKQYRKEAYRYSAERKRWMLLPPMPQPRCRATACHVRIPYRFLYGCQRYPMPQNLARQRDRMQQMQQLHRRTLTLRRQLQSQIEC from the exons ATGGCAGCTGCACCCCCGAAACCAGACGACTCTAACCGGGGTAGCAGCACGCCCAGCGTCCTTGTCGGGGACGGGGACACTGAAGAGGCCGAGGATTTCACCTCCTCTTCCCACTGCACAGAGCTATCTCGGCGGCAGAACGAACAGAGGAAACAGGGATTGTTCTGCGACGTGACGCTGGCCTTCAGCAGTGGGGCGGCAACCGGTAATGTTCAGAGCTGTGAGCTTTCCGCTCACCGTTCTGTACTGGCCGCGGCTACGGACTATTTCACGCCGTTGCTGGGAGGGCAGTTCTCCGAGTCGCTGTCGGGTCGTGTTGAGTTGAAGGAATGGAGCGCTGAATTGGGACCAGACCCGGAGACGGTGGAGAGTGTCATTCAGTACATGTACATCGGAGAAATACGTGTGAGCACCTGCAATGTGCATGAAGTGTTAGAGCTTGCTGACAG GTTCCTGCTGCTGCATCTGAAGGAGTTCTGTGGGGAGTTCTTGAAGAAGAAGCTGAGCCTGGCCAACTGTGTGGCGGTGCACAGCCTGGCCCACATGTACACCCTGGACCAGCTGGCTCTGCGGGCCGCAGACATGATCCGACGCAATTTCCACAAGGTGATCCAGGACGAGGAGTTCTACACCCTGCCCTTCCACCTGGTGAGGGACTGGCTGTCTGACGCAGAGATCACTGTGGACGAGGAAGAGGTGCTGTTTGAAGCTGTGGTGAAGTGGGTccagaggaacacagaacagcgGGGGAGGTACTTTGAGGAGTTGTTCCGTCTGCTCCGGCTACCCCAGATTAAGCCCACCTGTCTGACGCGTGTGGTGAAGAATGAGGCACTGGTGGCTGCCAACCAGGCCTGTCTCCGCCTGGTGTCCGATGCCGTGGAGGGCCACGCCATCCGCTGTGAGAACCTCAAGTCAGCTGACCTGGAGTTCTGGTCATCCTACATGGCCTCCTTCCAGCCACGCTTCGGCCAGAACATGGACGTGATCATGGTGGTGGGCGGGGTGTCGGAGGGGGGTGACTACCTGAGTGAATGTGTGGGTTACTTCATCTACGAGGACCGCTGGGTTAACCTGCCCCACATCCACAACCACCTGGATGGCCATGCCATTGCCACCACAGAGTCCCACATCTACGTAGCGGGATCCATGGAACCGGGCTTCGCCAAGACCGTGGAGCGCTACAACCCCAACCGCAACACCTGGGAACAGGTGAGCAACCTGACCACACGTAAACACTCCTTTGGTCTCACCTGTATCAAAGACATCCTGTATAGCATTGGTGGCCACGGCAACTTCAGCCCCGGCTTCAAGGACGTGAGCGTGTACGAGCCTGAGCCGGACAAGTGGCACAACCTGGAGTCGGCGCCCAAGATCCTGCGGGACGTGAAGGCGGTGAGCGTGGAGGACCGCTACGTATACGTGACGGCGCGCACGCCGGTGGACACGGACAACGAGGACGGGCTGAAGACGGTCACCACACGTTACGACACAGAGAGCCGCCAGTGGCAGGACGTGGACTCCCTGCCGCTCATAGACAACTACTGTGTGTTCCAGATGGCCGTGGCCTCCACCAACTTCTACCACACAGCCTCCTGCTGCCCTAAGAGCTACACGGTGCGGGACGAGGCCGCCAAGCAGAAGATCAGCGCCCACATATCAGACGAGATCCTGGAGAGCTTGCCGCCTGAGGTCACCAGCGTTGAGGGCGCCGCCATCTGCCACTTCGACGAGGACGTGTTTGTGATCGGCGGCTGGAAGAACAGTGACGACGTGGACAAGCAGTACCGCAAAGAGGCCTACCGCTACTCTGCCGAAAGGAAGCGCTGGATGCTGCTGCCACCCATGCCCCAGCCGCGCTGCCGCGCCACCGCCTGTCACGTACGCATCCCCTACCGCTTCCTGTACGGCTGCCAGCGCTACCCCATGCCCCAGAACCTGGCCCGCCAGCGGGACCGTATGCAGCAGATGCAGCAGCTACACCGGCGCACCCTCACCCTGCGCAGACAGCTGCAGTCTCAGATCGAGTGCTGA